One window of the Zea mays cultivar B73 chromosome 3, Zm-B73-REFERENCE-NAM-5.0, whole genome shotgun sequence genome contains the following:
- the LOC103649609 gene encoding uncharacterized protein encodes MAPTGDAAAAQAPAPKKQSAKSRRISIEGLQRAMSDLALELARDSKKQAATPADADADAAKLQQLPAIAEQQQQQQQTAEEEEEELARCECCGMQEVCTPQYVRRVRDRYCGRWVCGLCAAAVSAEAEGGRATTEAALAAHMAVCGRFNRVGRANPVLLQTEAMRQILRKRGARCDSPRVRDRGARPAAAAALARSSSCIPAITKDFN; translated from the coding sequence ATGGCGCCTACTGGAGACGCAGCGGCCGCACAGGCGCCGGCACCGAAGAAGCAGTCGGCGAAGTCGAGGAGGATCTCGATTGAGGGGCTGCAGCGCGCCATGTCCGACCTGGCCCTGGAGCTGGCCAGGGACAGCAAGAAGCAGGCCGCCACGcccgccgacgccgacgccgacgccgccAAGCTGCAGCAGCTGCCGGCGATCgcggagcagcagcagcagcagcagcagacggctgaggaggaggaggaggagctggcgCGGTGCGAGTGCTGCGGCATGCAGGAGGTGTGCACGCCCCAGTACGTGCGCCGCGTCCGCGACCGCTACTGCGGGCGCTGGGTGTGCGGGCTGTGCGCGGCGGCCGTCAGCGCCGAGGCCGAGGGCGGCCGCGCGACGACGGAGGCCGCGCTCGCGGCGCACATGGCCGTGTGCGGGCGGTTCAACCGCGTGGGGCGCGCCAACCCCGTGCTCCTGCAGACGGAGGCCATGCGGCAGATCCTCAGGAAGCGGGGCGCCAGGTGCGACAGCCCCCGGGTCCGGGACCGCGGCGcccgccccgccgccgccgccgcgctcgcCAGGAGCTCCAGCTGCATCCCCGCCATAACCAAGGACTTCAACTGA
- the LOC100279853 gene encoding uncharacterized protein: protein MVGLQPIAVILASLSYSTCLFIALTSRANRKSTAKSWRTYQKLNCRCSGPIVPHKTYYQYPSACLYADHRRKKHPKIA, encoded by the exons ATGGTAGGGCTTCAACCCATTGCAGTAATTTTAGCATCACTATCATACTCAACGTGTTTGTTCATTGCCCTGACATCCAGAGCTAACAGAAAGAGCACTG CCAAATCTTGGAGGACTTATCAAAAACTAAATTGCAGATGTTCTGGGCCT ATAGTACCTCATAAGACATATTATCAATATCCATCTGCATGTCTCTATGCCGATCATAGGAGGAAAAAGCACCCAAAAATAGCTTAG